TGCAGGCCGCGATGGACATTGGCGTAGTCCTCGCGCATCAGCCGCGTCATCGCCCCGATCACCGCTTCCGGCTTCTGGGCCGAGGCGGCGTTGTCGAGATAGACCAGCGGCTTGCCGTAAACCTGGCGCGAGAGGATCGCGAAGTCCTTGCGGATCGTCTCGACGTCGTAGGGCTTCGCGATCGCGTTCATCTCAGGCCTTTCCGGAAGGCTGGGCGGGCCGGTCGGCGACGAGCGTGCCGGCGTGTCCCCAATCCTCGCGCTCGATCTCCTGGATCACGATATGGGTGCTCTGCGGGTTCTTGCCGAGCACACGGACGAGCGTCTGCGTGAACTCCTTGACGATCTCGGCCTTCTGCTCGCGCGTCGCGCCCTTGGTGATCTGCAGGTTGACGTAAGGCATCAGGCAACTCCGGGCTTGGGTGCACCTTCGCGCTGGCCGAGCCAGCAATCGATCTCGCGGCCGATGATCTCGCGAACGCCCTCGTCGCCGACCATGTCGGAGACTTCGCCGACGAAGGCGGCGAGCACCAGCGCCTCGGCCTGCGGCCGCGGCAGGCCGCGCGCCATCAGGTAGAAGAGCTGCTCGGCGTCGATCTGCGCCACGGTCGCGCCATGGCCGCAGACCACGTCGTCGGCGAAGATCTCGAGCTCCGGCTTGTTGAACATGGTCGCGCCGTCATTCAACAGCAGCGCATGGCTCTTCATGCTGCCATCGACCTTCTGCGAATGCTGGTGGACGATGACCTTGCCCTGGAAAACGCCTGTGCCCTCGCCCTCGATGATGCTCTTGAACAGCTCGCGGCTCTCGCCATGGGCCGCCGCATGGTCCATCACCAGCGTGACGTCGGAGTGCTCCTGCTTGCGCAAGAGGTTGATGCCGCGCAGCGCCGCGCGGCTGTGCTCGCCGCCATAGCGCAGGAAGCTCTGCTGGCGCAGTACGCCGCAGTTCACGGCGACCGCGACGGAATCGAAGGTGGCATGGCCGCCGAGCTCGACCAGCAGCGACTGCACCTGAACGGTCTCCGCGCGCTGGCGCGAGACCATGCGCACATGCTCGACCTGCGCGCCCTCGCCGATGACGAAGGAAGTGGCGTGGTTGATCTGCACCGGCGCCGCGCCGACGCTCTCCTGCAGCTCGACCACGGTGACCTTGGCGCCGGCGCCGATCTTGACCAGCGAGCGCGAGACGATCGAGGCCTCGCTCGCACCGGTGCCGAGCGCCAGCAGAACGATCGGCTGGTCGAGCTCGGTGCCGTCAGCAATTTCGATCACCACGCCGTCCTGGGCGAAGGCGGCGTTGAGCATCAGCGCGCCGTCGTCGCGGGCCACCTCCGGCACAGCGAAGGCCGCGGCGATCTCGTCCGGGCTCTCGGTCAGCGCCTCGGCCAGGCTGCGCGCCGTGATGCCGACGGGCAGCCCCTGCAGATCGGAATCGGCAGCGCTGAACACGCCGTCGATGGTGACGAAGCGCCGGCCGGCGATGGTCTGCAGCGCCAGCCGGTCGGCGATCGCCTGCGGCCGGGTCGGGCGGCGCGCCAGCGGCTTCGCCTCGCGCCAGAGCGCGCGCAGATCGGTATAGCGCCAGGATTCGAGCCGGCGATGCGGCAGGCCCTTGGCCTCGAAGCCGGCGAAGGCATCCTCACGCACCTTGCGCATCGCGCCGGCGCCCGGCAGCTCGGCCTTGACATTGGCGAACTGCTCGGCGAGCTGCTGCTCCGCCGCGGTCTTGAGCGGGGTGATGATCGCCATCACGCAGCCTCGCCATAGGAGGCATAGCCGCTCTTCTCGAGCTCGAGCGCCAGCTCTTTGCCGCCGGTCCTGACGATCCTGCCCTTTGACATCACGTGCACGGTGTCGGGCACGATATGGTCGAGCAGGCGCTGATAGTGGGTGATGACCAGGAAGCCGCGGTTCTGGGCGCGGAGCGCGTTGACGCCATCGGCGACGATACGCAGCGCGTCGATGTCGAGGCCGGAATCGGTCTCGTCGAGAATGCACATGGACGGCGACAGCAGCGCCATCTGCAGGATCTCCATGCGCTTCTTCTCGCCACCGGAGAAGCCGACATTGAGCGGCCGGCGCAGCATGTCCCGGTTGATGCCGAGCTTGTCAGCGGCGCCGTTGACCTGCTTGATGAAGTCGGGCGTCAGCAGCTCGGCCTCGCCGCGGGCCTTGCGCTGCGCATTCATCGCCGCCTTGAGGAAGGTCATGGTGGCGACGCCGGGGATTTCCAGCGGATACTGGAAGGCGAGGAAGATGCCGGCGGCGGCGCGGGCATCGGCCTCCATCTCCAAGAGGTTCTCGCCGTTGAGCAGGATCTCGCCGTCGAGAACCTCATAGTCCTCCTTGCCGGCGATGACGTAGGACAGCGTCGACTTGCCGGAGCCGTTCGGCCCCATGATCGCGGCGACCTCGCCGGCGTTCACGGTGAGGTTGAGGCCGTTGAGGATCTGCTTGTCCTCGTCGGCGATCTTGACGACCAGATTGCGAATTTCGAGCATCATAACTTCCTTATTCACACGTCCCAATCTGTTGTTCAGGACGATAAAAATCGATTCCTTCGGCAAAGCTGTGTTGTGACAGCACAGCAACAAGTTTGCCTTTGACTTTTTCCTTTAGAAAAATGGTCACGAAGAACCCATTGTCCGATCCATCGGCCCGCTCGACGATATCAATCTTCGAAGGGCCACGGAAAATGGAGATATCTCCTTCAAAACCATTCTCTACATTACGAAAAGCGCCCAACTCCGATCCTGCCAGACCAGAAAACTGGAACCGTCGTGTTTCCGGCGCTTTCCTAGCAGGCGTCGCAAGAACGCGAACGGCATCAACGTCTAAGCCAACTCCCGAAGTGAAAGTGCAAGCCAGCGAAGTGATGGCCGCCGCCGGTCGCGAACCCGTGGTCATCCCACAGATGACCAAAGCCGTTGCAAAGCCGGCGGAAAGGCCAAGCCTCACCCCACGCTCCCCTCGAGCGAGATCGTGATCAGCTTCTGCGCCTCGACGGCGAACTCCATCGGGAGCTGCTGCAGCACCTCCTTGACGAAGCCGTTGACGATCAGCGCCACCGCCTCCTCCTCGGAGAGGCCGCGCTGCTGGCAGTAGAACATCTGGTCCTCGCCGATCTTCGACGTGGTTGCCTCGTGCTCGAAAATCGCGGTCGCGGTCTTCGCCTCGATGTAAGGGATCGTGTGGGCACCGCACTGGTCGCCGATCAGCAGCGAGTCGCAATTGGTGAAGTTGCGCGCGCCCGTCGCCTTGCGGTGGGCCGAGACCATGCCGCGATAGGTCGAGTCGGACTTTCCGGCTGCGATGCCCTTGGCGATGATCTTCGAGGTCGTGTTCTTGCCGAGATGCAGCATCTTGGTGCCGCTATCGACCTGCTGGGCGCCGTTCGACACCGCGATCGAGTAGAACTCGCCGCGCGAGCCGTCGCCGCGCAGGATGCAGGACGGGTACTTCCAGGTGATCGCCGAACCGGTCTCGACCTGCGTCCACGAGATCTTCGAGTTCTTGCCACGGCAGTCGCCGCGCTTGGTCACGAAGTTGTAGATGCCGCCCTTGCCCTCGGCGTCGCCCGGATACCAGTTCTGCACGGTCGAGTACTTGATCTCGGCATCGTCGAGCGCGATCAGCTCGACCACCGCCGCATGCAGCTGGTTCTCGTCGCG
This genomic interval from Bosea sp. 29B contains the following:
- a CDS encoding 4-oxalocrotonate tautomerase family protein — encoded protein: MPYVNLQITKGATREQKAEIVKEFTQTLVRVLGKNPQSTHIVIQEIEREDWGHAGTLVADRPAQPSGKA
- the sufD gene encoding Fe-S cluster assembly protein SufD — encoded protein: MAIITPLKTAAEQQLAEQFANVKAELPGAGAMRKVREDAFAGFEAKGLPHRRLESWRYTDLRALWREAKPLARRPTRPQAIADRLALQTIAGRRFVTIDGVFSAADSDLQGLPVGITARSLAEALTESPDEIAAAFAVPEVARDDGALMLNAAFAQDGVVIEIADGTELDQPIVLLALGTGASEASIVSRSLVKIGAGAKVTVVELQESVGAAPVQINHATSFVIGEGAQVEHVRMVSRQRAETVQVQSLLVELGGHATFDSVAVAVNCGVLRQQSFLRYGGEHSRAALRGINLLRKQEHSDVTLVMDHAAAHGESRELFKSIIEGEGTGVFQGKVIVHQHSQKVDGSMKSHALLLNDGATMFNKPELEIFADDVVCGHGATVAQIDAEQLFYLMARGLPRPQAEALVLAAFVGEVSDMVGDEGVREIIGREIDCWLGQREGAPKPGVA
- the sufC gene encoding Fe-S cluster assembly ATPase SufC, coding for MLEIRNLVVKIADEDKQILNGLNLTVNAGEVAAIMGPNGSGKSTLSYVIAGKEDYEVLDGEILLNGENLLEMEADARAAAGIFLAFQYPLEIPGVATMTFLKAAMNAQRKARGEAELLTPDFIKQVNGAADKLGINRDMLRRPLNVGFSGGEKKRMEILQMALLSPSMCILDETDSGLDIDALRIVADGVNALRAQNRGFLVITHYQRLLDHIVPDTVHVMSKGRIVRTGGKELALELEKSGYASYGEAA